The nucleotide window CGCGTCGCGCGCGCGCTTGAGGAGAGCTGCGCCGGCCTCTGCCAGGACCCGGCCCTCCTGTTCGAGAAGTCCTTCGACGTCGGATGCCACGAGATGGTCATCGTGCGCGACATCCCGTTCTACTCGCTGTGCGAGCACCACCTCCTGCCGTTCTTTGGCGTGGCGCATGTCGCCTACCTTCCTGGGGAGGATGGGCGCGTCTGTGGCATCTCCAAGCTGGCCCGCGTGGTAGACGTCTTCGCCAAGCGCCCCCAGGTCCAGGAGCAGCTCACCCGACAGGTCGCCGACGCCGTGATGGAAGGTGTGGGTGCCTCGGGGGTCCTGGTGGTGATGGAGGCCGAGCATCTGTGCATGACCATGCGCGGCGTGAGGAAGCCCGGGGCCAAGACGACCACCTCGGCTGTCCGCGGCGCGTTCGAGCGTCACGACGCCACCCGCGCCGAGGCCATGAGCCTCATCTTCAACGGCACCAAGTAGCGGCTACAATCGTGGGGAGCAGGTGCGCGGCACAATCCGCGCACGTCCCCAGCACCTTGGGAGGTTCCACCCATGCTACGAGAGGACTACGCAACCTGGCGTTGCGGCAACCACGAGATATCGCTGGCCCGCCCACGCGTCATGGGCATTCTCAATGTGACCCCCGACTCCTTCTCGGACGGGGGAGAGAACCTCGATCCCCAGAAGGCCGTCGACCGTGCGCTGCAGATGCTGGACGAGGGTGCGGACATCATCGACGTGGGCGGGGAGTCCACGAGGCCGGGCCACACACCCGTCTCGCCCGACGAGGAGGCGTCCCGCGTCGTGCCCGTGGTGCGTGGGATCCTCGCCGCCGCGCCGTCAGCCGTCGTCTCCATCGACACCCGTCATGCCGGCGTCGCCAAGATGTGCGTGCGCCTGGGTGCCTCGGTCGTCAATGACGTGAGCGGCTTCACCGATTCCCAGATGGTCCAGGTTGCAGCCGAGTCTTCCTGTGGTTGCGTGGTCATGCATTGGAACAAGCTCAGCGGCGCCAGCTCGCGCCGCTCCGTGCAGCTCGATTCCGCGCGTCCCGTTCGGACCCGCGCGGCGCGCCCGGTGCCCACCAGCACCCGTCGCTTCACGCTGCCGGAAGAGGCGCCCATCATGCGCGAGATCATGGGCTTCTTGGGAGACCAGGCGCGCACGCTCATGCGTGCGGGGGTGAGCCACGATCGCATCTGCGTCGATCCTGGTCCTGGCTTCGACAAGAGCGCGGACCAGGACGTCGTGATCCAGCGTGCCACGAGCAAGCTGGTCTCCATCGGCTATCCCGTGCTGTGCGCCGTGTCGCGCAAGCGCTTCGTGGGGGCCGTCTCCGGCATCGCCACGTCCGACCAGCGCGATGCCGCGACCGTGGGCGTCACGCTCTCGGCCGTCGAGTCCGGCGCGCGCATCTTGCGCGTCCACGACGTCGCGGGAACGGCCCAGGCCCTCGACGCCTATTGGTCCGTCGCGAAGGCCGACGCACGCCAGGGCTTCGTGTCGCTGGGGTCCAACGTGGGAGATCGCCTGGGCAATCTGTCCCGAGCCGTTCGTCTGATGAGCGAGATCCCCCTGACGCGCGTGGTCCAGGTCAGTCGTGCCTACGAGACCGAGCCCGCCTATGGCATCGCGACCCCCGTGGCAAACGCTGTCGCCGAGATTCGCACGGAGCTGCACCCTCTCGTGCTGGTCGATGCCCTGATGGGCGTCGAGCGCCAGCTCAAACGCGTGCGAGACTCCAAGCAGGCTGGATGCGGACCCCGTACGATCGACTGTGACCTCTGCTGGGTCGAGGACGAGGAGCATGCTGGTCACAAGCTCACGCTTCCGCATCCCCATCTGGGCGAGCGCGACTACGTCCTCGTCCCCATGGAGGATCTCATGCACGACCCCGTCCGCTTCCTGATGCATGTCGGCGTCCCCGTCTATGCACCCGAGGACCGTGTCGGTCACGTGATCGGCGAGCTTGGCGACCTCGACTGGGAGTAGCTCCTCATGGGTGATGGTGCGATCGCCATGGCGCGTGGCGATTCGGGCGATGGCCACCAGGTGAATGCGGAGCGGAGGGACGAATCGGCCGGTCCTCGGAGCCTGTCGCTGGTGCTGCGCCTCGATGTACCGATGCAGATGTATGCCTGCCTGCCGGCCGTGCTGGCCCTCGCCGCTGCTCGCATGCTGCGGTCCGACGGCGTCGACGCCCGCGTGCTCTGGCCATCCGGCGTATCCGTCGCGGGCACCCCCGTGCTGCTCGTCTACGCGCATGCGGGCTATGACCAGGGGGTGTTCGCAAAGGTCGAGCTTGTCCCCCAGGGCATCGAGGGCGTTGGCCTTCTCGCCCGAGGGAAGGGCATGCTGCGCGATGCCCTCAGGGAGGGCGCCCGCGGCTGGGAGGTTGCGCTGCAGCGGGCGCGGGTGGTCGCCGGTCCCCTCGCGCCGCTTCTGGGTGACTACTTCGACCTGCTGGAACATGCTGGCGGTGAGGTCGAGGTCATCTACCCCAACGGTCGCCCTGCCGCGCGGGGCGTGCTTGCGGGTGTCGACGTCTGGGGCCGCGCGAACGTGCGCATCGCCTCGGGGCGTGTGCTCGAGCTCTCGCCGGAGCAGGCCAGCCTGCATGTCGCACGGGGGTGACGTCAGGGCGAGGGCGCGCCAGGATGACGCAATGCCGGGTCGCTGCATGCGCATCGCATGGCCCGACGATGGTCCAACCCGACGGCACCTAACCCCTTGCAGCCCGCTTCGCTGCGCGGTGGCACCAGATGCTGTAGATGCCACGGAGCGTGAGGTCGGGATCGATGGTGTCGAAGACCTTCGTCACGTGGGATATCTCTCGGACGAAGCCCCCCGTCCCCACCACGGTCGCGTCGGGCTCTCCCAGCTCCTCTCGTATGCGTGCGACGAGGCCCTCTGCGGCCGCTGCCGCGCCGATCACGATGCCTGACTGCACGGCGGTCTCGGTGGTCTCGCCCAGGGCGTGGTCGGGTGCGACCAGTGGTACGCTCGAGAGCTTTGCCGCGCGCGAGAACAGGGAGTTTGCAGAAAGCAGGAGTCCCGGCATGATGACGCCCCCGCGAAACGCGCCTCGGGCGTCCACGACGTCGACGTTGGTGGCGGTCCCAAAGTCCACGACGATCGTGGAGGGCCCGTAGGTCTCCAGGGCGGCGACCGCGTTGGCGATGCGGTCAGCACCCACCTGGTGGGGGTCGGGCATGTCGACGACGATGCCGCAGTCACGCGAGGCATCCACCAGGAGGACGTCCTCGGCGTTGAGGACGTTGGCCATCATGTACTGCCATTCTTGCGTGAGGATGGGCACTACGCTCGATATGGCGACGTCCGTGACCGAGCCCAGCGTCAGACCGAACATCAGGAAGTACCCAAATAGACGTTCGTGGAGCTCGTCGGCCGTGTCGGTCCGATCGGTTGCCATGCGCCATTGGCGTTGGCAGACGCCGCCCTGGGAAAACAGGCCGAGGGTCGTCTGCGTGTTTCCGACGTCGATGGTCAGGAGCATCTCGTCCTCCGGGAGCATGGTGGGACCGGCCTCCGCCGGGTGCGCGCCCCCAATGGACGCCGTGCCGATAGTGTAGCCAACGTTGCCGAGAAGGGCCCTCTCTCTTTTTGCTGAGGCCTTCCATTCCCCGTCGCGTCGTGCCAAAAGGCATCGTCCAACCGTGTGGGGGTCTCCATCCCATCACCACAAAAGCGCTCGTTGTGCGTGCCCGTGCATCTTTCCGAGCTGGTCCGTGCTACTATTCAAAAACTTGAGGCTCTGGTCAGAAACCAGGGCGTACCATCATCGGTCTGGTCGGAAACCAGACAGGCAGAAGGAGTCCCGACATGAAGCAAGGCATCCATCCCAACTACGTCGAATGCACCGTTCGCTGCACCTGTGGCAACACCTTCACCACGCGTGCCACCGTGTCCGAGATGACCATCGACCTCTGCGACAAGTGCCATCCGTTCTACACCGGTCAGCAGAAGCTCGTCGACACCGGCGGCCGTGTCCAACGCTTCTCCGACAAGTTCGGTGGCGCCGCTCAGGCCAGGCTCGATGCAGCCAAGGCCGAGAAGGCTGCCAAGGCCGCTAAGGCCGCAGAGCAGGAGGCCGCCCGCAAGGCCACCAAGGAGGCCAAGGCTGCCGAGAAGGCCAAGCGTGCCGCCGAGTACGCCAAGAAGGCCGAGGCAAAGGCTGCTAAGGTTGCCGAGAAGGCCGCCGAGGCTCCCGCTGAGCCCGAGGCCACCGAGGCCGTAGCCGAGACTCCCGCAGCTGAGTAACGCTCGCTCATAGCGCACCGCAAGAACGGGGAGGTCGACACCAGTCGGCCTCCCCGTTGCGTTGCTTGTGCGATTTTCTCCTGGGCTCGGAAATGGCGTCGGTCGTCGGTAAGGGACCGTTGAGCATCAGGAGCCTTCGACATCTTGGCATTCAGCCCTCTAGTCGTGGCATGAGTGCTCCATGCAGTAATTGAATCTTAGGTAGAGCGACCAACGACTCAAAATCTTTGTTGGAAACATGAAGGTGGTTCTGGTGCGTTCTCCCCTATAGTCTGGGGATATCATGTTCAAAACTTGTCCACTTCTCTATTGTTTGGCAGGCGTTCATGGCCACAAGAAGCCTTCTGGGAGATAACGATTCAGCTACGTTGACAGAAGCGCTCTTTACCCAGTTGGCATCCATTCTCAGGGAGAAGATTTATTCCCATGAATGGCAAAGTGGATCTCGGATACCTTCTGAGCACGACCTTATGCGCGAGTTCAGGCTGTCTCGTGGCACTGTTCGCCGGGCGATAGGGGTTCTAATCGAGGAGGGCAGACTCGTCCAACGGCGTGGCAAGGGCACATTTGTCACCGGGCCGGGCATTTCACACCCGGCAGGTGTAAGGCCGATTTCCTTTGCAGAGTCCTTGAGACGTCAAGGCAAGGATTTCGTTACGCATGTTCTAGTCAAGCAGGTAACATCTGCGCCCGAGAGCGTGGCGAATGAGCTAGATATTAAGGTAGGTGACCCTGTCATGTACATGCGCAGGGTTCGAACGGTGGAAGACACGCCTGTCATATGCCAGGAAAGTTGGACGAATCTCAACGAGTGCGAGGGCATCGAGGACATTGACTTCACTAAGGTCTCGCTATTTGATGCCGTCGAGAAGACATCAAAGCGTAAGGTCAAATACTCCGAAATGAAGTATGAGGCCCTGGTTGCGGGGTCTGAGCACGGCGCGCTGCTCGGCTGTGACGAGAATACGGCTGTTCTCCACCTTGAGCAGGTCATTCACCTTGAAGATGACGCCAAGATAGAGTGGAGTGTCACATGGCTGACTCCGGGCCAATCAATCGTGGGTACCGCATATCAGCCTGAGAGCTATAGCTAAGCTCCCCTACTAAAGGGCCTCCGCACCATTTGTCGGCACATACATGCCGTTCATGGACTCTTCATATCTATCTTAACTTGTACATTCAATACTGGACAAGAAGCGTGTTGTCCACTTTTTAGAGGACAACTGTTTGCTTCTGTGTCGTTGCAATGGTGAGTTGAGGAGAGAGTTTCATGGACAAGATTGTTCTCAGGCGCCCGTTTTTCGTCGTCAACCCCAAGTCCTACCTGTACGGAGAGAAGCTCCGCAGGCTCGCTCGCAAGACGGATGGGCTCTGCGAGCGTTACGGCTTCCAGTCCCTGTTCACCGCACAGCTCATCGATCTCGCTTGGGTTGCGGACAACTGCCCGCATCTCATCCCGTGCGCTCAGGCCATGGAGAGCCTCAGGCCCGGCCGCGGCATGGGGCACGTCCTCCCGGAGGCGCTCGCCGCCGCAGGGGTGCGCGCAACGTTCCTCAACCACGCCGAGAACCCCATGACGGTGGGCGAGCTCGCCAGGACCGTCGCGCGTGCCCGCGAGGTGGGCATCCTCACCTGCGTGTGCGCCGACTCCGTCGAGGAGGCCAAGGCCATCGCCGAGCTCCACCCCGACATCATGACGTGCGAGCCCAACAGCCTCATCGGCACCGGCCGCATCGCCGGCGGGGACTACATCCGCGCCTCCACCGAGGCCGTCAAGTCCGTCTCGCCCGGGACAATGGTCCTGC belongs to Olsenella uli DSM 7084 and includes:
- the folE gene encoding GTP cyclohydrolase I FolE, with the translated sequence MVEPTMHDGWRMDHDKIERGVRLMLAGMGEDPDREGLRETPARVARALEESCAGLCQDPALLFEKSFDVGCHEMVIVRDIPFYSLCEHHLLPFFGVAHVAYLPGEDGRVCGISKLARVVDVFAKRPQVQEQLTRQVADAVMEGVGASGVLVVMEAEHLCMTMRGVRKPGAKTTTSAVRGAFERHDATRAEAMSLIFNGTK
- the folP gene encoding dihydropteroate synthase gives rise to the protein MLREDYATWRCGNHEISLARPRVMGILNVTPDSFSDGGENLDPQKAVDRALQMLDEGADIIDVGGESTRPGHTPVSPDEEASRVVPVVRGILAAAPSAVVSIDTRHAGVAKMCVRLGASVVNDVSGFTDSQMVQVAAESSCGCVVMHWNKLSGASSRRSVQLDSARPVRTRAARPVPTSTRRFTLPEEAPIMREIMGFLGDQARTLMRAGVSHDRICVDPGPGFDKSADQDVVIQRATSKLVSIGYPVLCAVSRKRFVGAVSGIATSDQRDAATVGVTLSAVESGARILRVHDVAGTAQALDAYWSVAKADARQGFVSLGSNVGDRLGNLSRAVRLMSEIPLTRVVQVSRAYETEPAYGIATPVANAVAEIRTELHPLVLVDALMGVERQLKRVRDSKQAGCGPRTIDCDLCWVEDEEHAGHKLTLPHPHLGERDYVLVPMEDLMHDPVRFLMHVGVPVYAPEDRVGHVIGELGDLDWE
- a CDS encoding type III pantothenate kinase, which translates into the protein MLLTIDVGNTQTTLGLFSQGGVCQRQWRMATDRTDTADELHERLFGYFLMFGLTLGSVTDVAISSVVPILTQEWQYMMANVLNAEDVLLVDASRDCGIVVDMPDPHQVGADRIANAVAALETYGPSTIVVDFGTATNVDVVDARGAFRGGVIMPGLLLSANSLFSRAAKLSSVPLVAPDHALGETTETAVQSGIVIGAAAAAEGLVARIREELGEPDATVVGTGGFVREISHVTKVFDTIDPDLTLRGIYSIWCHRAAKRAARG
- the rpmE gene encoding 50S ribosomal protein L31; the protein is MKQGIHPNYVECTVRCTCGNTFTTRATVSEMTIDLCDKCHPFYTGQQKLVDTGGRVQRFSDKFGGAAQARLDAAKAEKAAKAAKAAEQEAARKATKEAKAAEKAKRAAEYAKKAEAKAAKVAEKAAEAPAEPEATEAVAETPAAE
- a CDS encoding GntR family transcriptional regulator, translating into MATRSLLGDNDSATLTEALFTQLASILREKIYSHEWQSGSRIPSEHDLMREFRLSRGTVRRAIGVLIEEGRLVQRRGKGTFVTGPGISHPAGVRPISFAESLRRQGKDFVTHVLVKQVTSAPESVANELDIKVGDPVMYMRRVRTVEDTPVICQESWTNLNECEGIEDIDFTKVSLFDAVEKTSKRKVKYSEMKYEALVAGSEHGALLGCDENTAVLHLEQVIHLEDDAKIEWSVTWLTPGQSIVGTAYQPESYS
- a CDS encoding triose-phosphate isomerase, encoding MDKIVLRRPFFVVNPKSYLYGEKLRRLARKTDGLCERYGFQSLFTAQLIDLAWVADNCPHLIPCAQAMESLRPGRGMGHVLPEALAAAGVRATFLNHAENPMTVGELARTVARAREVGILTCVCADSVEEAKAIAELHPDIMTCEPNSLIGTGRIAGGDYIRASTEAVKSVSPGTMVLQAAGISTGQDVYDAIHYGGDATGGTSGIVCAGDPEAKLEEMFEALGRVRADIQGEARP